Proteins encoded by one window of Enterobacter pseudoroggenkampii:
- the menI gene encoding 1,4-dihydroxy-2-naphthoyl-CoA hydrolase: MIWKRAVTLQALNAMGEGNMVGLLDIQFIRIGDDEIEATMPVDSRTHQPFGLLHGGASVVLAETLGSVAGYLCTEGEQKVVGLEVNANHIRSVRSGRVRGVCRALHAGSRHQVWQIDILDEQDRLCCSSRLTTAVV, encoded by the coding sequence ATGATCTGGAAACGTGCCGTGACGCTGCAGGCGCTGAACGCCATGGGCGAGGGGAATATGGTGGGGCTGCTGGATATCCAGTTTATCCGCATTGGCGACGATGAGATTGAGGCCACCATGCCCGTCGATAGTCGCACCCACCAGCCGTTTGGTTTATTGCACGGCGGAGCGTCCGTCGTGCTGGCCGAAACGCTGGGCTCGGTGGCGGGGTATCTCTGCACCGAAGGGGAGCAGAAGGTTGTCGGACTTGAGGTGAATGCTAACCACATTCGCTCGGTGCGCAGCGGACGCGTGCGCGGTGTTTGCCGCGCGCTGCACGCCGGAAGCCGCCATCAGGTGTGGCAAATAGATATCCTCGATGAGCAGGATCGCCTGTGCTGCTCGTCGCGGCTGACCACGGCGGTTGTGTAA
- the ydiJ gene encoding D-2-hydroxyglutarate dehydrogenase YdiJ yields the protein MIPQISQAPGVVQLVLNFLQALEQQGFTGDTATNYADRLTMATDNSIYQLLPDAVVFPRSTADVALIARLATQERFASLVFTPRGGGTGTNGQALNQGIIVDMSRYMNRIIEINPEEGWVRVEAGVIKDQLNQYLKPYGYFFAPELSTSNRATLGGMINTDASGQGSLVYGKTSDHVLGVRAVLLGGDILDTQPMPVELAETLGKDNTASGRIYRTVLERCRDNRQLILDKFPKLNRFLTGYDLRHVFNDDLTQFDLTRVLTGSEGTLAFITEARLDITRLPKVRRLVNVKYDSFDSALRNAPFMVEAKALSVETVDSKVLNLAREDIVWHSVSELITDVPDKEMLGLNIVEFAGDDAELIERQVTTLCQRLDELIAQGQGGVIGWQLCNDLAGIERIYGMRKKAVGLLGNAKGAAKPIPFAEDTCVPPEHLADYIVEFRALLDSHGLSYGMFGHVDAGVLHVRPALDMCDPQQEILMKQISDDVVALTAKYGGLLWGEHGKGFRAEYSPAFFGEQLYAELRKVKAAFDPHNRLNPGKICPPEGVDAPMLQVDAVKRGTYDRQIPIAVRSSWRGAMECNGNGLCFNFDVKSPMCPSMKITSNRIHSPKGRATLVREWLRLLADRGVDPLRLEQELPEKRASLRSLIERTRNSWHANKGEYDFSHEVKEAMSGCLACKACSTQCPIKIDVPEFRSRFLQLYHTRYLRPVRDHLVATVESYAPLMARAPKTFNFFINQPLVRKLSEKHIGMVDLPLLSVPSLQRQLVGHRSANMTLEQLEALTPEQKTKVVLVVQDPFTSYYDAQVVADFVRLAEKVGYQPVVLPFSPNGKAQHIKGFLNRFAKTAQKTSDFLNRVAQLGIPMVGVDPALVLCYRDEYKQTLGDKRGDFNVMLVHEWLPMALEDKAVQDVSGEPWYLFGHCTEVTALPGAPAQWASVFARFGAKLESVSVGCCGMAGTYGHEVKNHANSLGIYELSWHQAMQRLPRNRCLATGYSCRSQVKRVEGNGVRHPLQALLEIIG from the coding sequence ATGATCCCACAGATTTCTCAGGCACCTGGCGTCGTTCAGCTGGTGCTTAATTTTTTGCAAGCACTGGAGCAACAGGGTTTTACAGGTGATACCGCCACGAACTATGCCGACAGGCTGACGATGGCGACCGATAACAGTATTTACCAGCTTCTTCCCGATGCCGTGGTTTTCCCTCGTTCAACGGCCGACGTGGCGCTTATCGCCCGGCTGGCGACGCAGGAGCGCTTTGCTTCACTGGTCTTTACGCCGCGCGGCGGCGGCACCGGGACCAATGGTCAGGCGCTGAACCAGGGCATCATTGTTGATATGTCGCGCTATATGAACCGCATCATTGAGATCAACCCGGAAGAGGGATGGGTGCGGGTCGAAGCGGGCGTTATCAAAGATCAGCTTAATCAGTATCTCAAGCCTTACGGCTACTTTTTTGCCCCGGAGCTTTCCACCAGTAACCGCGCGACCCTTGGCGGGATGATCAACACGGATGCCTCCGGTCAGGGCTCGCTGGTCTACGGTAAAACCTCCGATCACGTGCTGGGCGTGCGTGCCGTTCTGCTGGGCGGCGATATCCTCGATACCCAGCCGATGCCGGTCGAACTGGCGGAAACGCTGGGTAAAGATAACACCGCCAGCGGACGCATCTATCGTACTGTGCTGGAACGCTGCCGCGACAACCGCCAGCTTATCCTCGATAAGTTCCCCAAACTAAACCGCTTCCTAACCGGGTACGACCTGCGTCACGTCTTTAACGACGACCTGACCCAGTTTGATTTAACCCGCGTGCTGACCGGTTCCGAAGGGACGCTGGCGTTTATCACCGAGGCGCGGCTGGATATCACCCGCTTGCCGAAGGTGCGTCGTCTGGTGAACGTTAAGTATGACTCCTTCGACTCCGCGCTGCGCAATGCGCCGTTTATGGTGGAAGCGAAAGCGCTGTCGGTGGAAACGGTCGACTCCAAAGTGCTTAATCTGGCCAGGGAAGACATTGTCTGGCACTCCGTCAGCGAGCTGATTACCGACGTGCCGGATAAAGAGATGCTCGGTCTCAATATCGTGGAGTTTGCCGGCGATGATGCGGAGCTGATTGAGCGCCAGGTCACCACGCTCTGCCAGCGTCTGGACGAGCTGATTGCGCAGGGTCAGGGCGGCGTGATCGGCTGGCAGCTCTGTAACGATCTGGCCGGGATTGAGCGTATCTATGGGATGCGTAAAAAAGCCGTGGGCCTGCTCGGCAATGCAAAAGGGGCGGCGAAGCCCATTCCCTTTGCCGAAGATACCTGCGTGCCGCCTGAACATCTGGCGGATTACATCGTCGAGTTTCGCGCCCTGCTGGACAGCCACGGCCTGAGCTATGGCATGTTCGGCCACGTCGATGCCGGGGTACTGCACGTGCGTCCTGCGCTGGATATGTGCGACCCGCAGCAGGAGATCCTGATGAAGCAGATCTCCGACGACGTGGTGGCCTTAACCGCCAAATACGGCGGTCTGCTCTGGGGAGAGCACGGGAAAGGGTTCCGCGCGGAATACAGCCCGGCATTCTTCGGCGAACAGCTCTACGCGGAGCTGCGCAAGGTGAAAGCGGCTTTCGACCCGCATAACCGCCTCAACCCGGGTAAAATCTGCCCGCCTGAAGGCGTGGACGCGCCAATGCTGCAGGTGGATGCCGTCAAGCGCGGCACCTACGACAGACAGATCCCGATTGCGGTGCGCTCCTCCTGGCGCGGCGCGATGGAGTGCAACGGCAACGGCCTGTGCTTTAACTTTGATGTGAAAAGCCCGATGTGCCCGTCGATGAAAATCACCAGCAACCGTATCCACTCGCCAAAAGGGCGGGCGACGCTGGTGCGCGAGTGGCTGCGTCTGCTGGCCGACCGCGGGGTGGATCCGCTCAGGCTGGAGCAGGAGCTGCCGGAGAAACGGGCCAGCCTGCGCTCGCTGATTGAGCGCACCCGCAACAGCTGGCATGCCAACAAGGGCGAGTATGATTTCTCCCATGAGGTGAAAGAGGCGATGTCCGGCTGTCTGGCCTGTAAAGCCTGCTCCACCCAGTGCCCGATTAAAATCGACGTGCCGGAATTCCGCTCGCGCTTCCTGCAGCTTTATCACACCCGCTACCTCCGCCCGGTGCGCGACCATCTGGTGGCGACGGTGGAAAGCTACGCGCCGCTGATGGCGCGCGCGCCGAAGACCTTCAACTTCTTTATCAACCAGCCGCTGGTGCGCAAGCTCTCCGAAAAACACATCGGTATGGTCGATCTGCCGCTGCTGTCGGTACCGTCTCTGCAGCGCCAGCTCGTCGGGCATCGCTCGGCGAACATGACCCTTGAGCAGCTGGAGGCACTCACGCCTGAGCAAAAAACGAAGGTGGTGCTGGTGGTGCAGGATCCGTTTACCAGCTACTACGATGCGCAGGTTGTGGCCGATTTCGTCCGTCTGGCGGAGAAAGTGGGTTACCAGCCGGTTGTGCTGCCGTTCTCCCCGAATGGCAAGGCGCAGCACATTAAAGGTTTCCTGAACCGCTTTGCGAAGACCGCGCAGAAAACGTCTGACTTCCTGAATCGCGTGGCGCAACTCGGGATACCGATGGTCGGCGTCGATCCGGCGCTGGTGCTGTGCTATCGCGATGAATACAAGCAGACCCTGGGCGATAAGCGCGGCGATTTCAACGTGATGCTGGTGCACGAGTGGCTGCCGATGGCGCTGGAAGATAAGGCTGTTCAGGATGTCAGCGGTGAACCGTGGTATCTGTTCGGGCACTGCACGGAAGTGACCGCGCTGCCGGGTGCCCCCGCGCAGTGGGCGTCTGTCTTTGCCCGCTTTGGTGCGAAGCTGGAGAGCGTCAGCGTCGGCTGCTGCGGGATGGCCGGTACCTACGGACACGAAGTGAAAAACCACGCCAACTCGCTCGGCATCTATGAGCTGTCCTGGCATCAGGCGATGCAGCGTTTGCCGCGAAACCGCTGTCTGGCGACGGGTTACTCCTGCCGCAGCCAGGTAAAACGGGTAGAAGGCAACGGTGTACGTCACCCATTGCAGGCTTTACTGGAGATAATTGGATGA
- the ppsA gene encoding phosphoenolpyruvate synthase, with protein MSNNGSSPLVLWYNQLGMNDVDRVGGKNASLGEMITNLSGMGVSVPNGFATTADAFNLFLDQSGVNQRIYDLLDKTDIDDVTELAKAGAQIRQWIIDTPFQPELEKAIHDAYNQLSADDAQASFAVRSSATAEDMPDASFAGQQETFLNVQGYDAVLVAVKHVFASLFNDRAISYRVHQGYDHRGVALSAGVQRMVRSDVGSSGVMFSIDTESGFDQVVFITSAWGLGEMVVQGAVNPDEFYVHKPTLAAGRPSVVRRTMGSKKIRMIYAPTQEHGKQVKIEDVPQEQRDRFSLTDAEVQELAKQAVQIEKHYGRPMDIEWAKDGNTGKLFIVQARPETVRSRGQVMERYTLHAQGKIVAEGRAIGHRIGAGPVKVIHDISEMNRIEPGDVLVTDMTDPDWEPIMKKAAAIVTNRGGRTCHAAIIARELGIPAVVGCGDATERMKDGQNVTVSCAEGDTGYVYADILDFSVKSSSVDTMPDLPLKIMMNVGNPDRAFDFACLPNEGVGLARLEFIINRMIGVHPRALLEFDDQDPKLQNEIREMMKGYDSPKEFYVGRLTEGIATLGAAFYPKRVIVRLSDFKSNEYANLVGGERYEPEEENPMLGFRGAGRYVSDSFRDCFALECEAVKRVRNDMGLTNVEIMIPFVRTVDQAKAVVDELARQGLKRGENGLKIIMMCEIPSNALLAEQFLEHFDGFSIGSNDMTQLTLGLDRDSGVVSELFDERNEAVKALLSMSIRAAKKQGKYVGICGQGPSDHEDFAAWLMEEGIDSLSLNPDTVVQTWLSLAELNK; from the coding sequence ATGTCCAACAATGGCTCGTCACCGCTGGTGCTTTGGTATAACCAACTCGGCATGAATGATGTAGACAGAGTTGGGGGCAAAAATGCCTCCCTGGGTGAAATGATTACAAATCTGTCGGGTATGGGTGTCTCCGTACCGAACGGGTTTGCCACCACCGCCGATGCCTTTAACCTGTTTTTAGACCAGAGCGGTGTTAACCAGCGCATTTACGACCTGCTGGATAAAACGGATATTGATGACGTTACCGAGCTTGCCAAGGCCGGGGCGCAGATCCGCCAGTGGATCATCGACACACCTTTCCAGCCGGAACTGGAAAAAGCCATTCACGACGCGTACAACCAGCTCTCTGCTGACGATGCGCAGGCCTCCTTTGCCGTGCGTTCCTCTGCAACCGCAGAAGATATGCCGGACGCCTCGTTTGCCGGGCAGCAGGAAACCTTCCTGAACGTCCAGGGTTACGATGCGGTGCTGGTGGCGGTGAAGCACGTTTTTGCTTCCCTGTTCAACGACCGCGCCATCTCCTATCGCGTGCACCAGGGCTACGACCATCGCGGCGTCGCGCTCTCCGCTGGCGTGCAGCGCATGGTGCGCTCGGACGTGGGCTCATCCGGCGTGATGTTCTCCATTGATACCGAATCCGGCTTCGACCAGGTGGTGTTTATCACCTCCGCGTGGGGTCTGGGTGAGATGGTCGTGCAGGGCGCGGTAAACCCTGACGAATTCTATGTCCACAAGCCTACGCTGGCCGCTGGCCGTCCGTCGGTGGTGCGCCGCACCATGGGCTCGAAAAAAATCCGCATGATCTATGCCCCGACCCAGGAGCATGGCAAGCAGGTTAAAATTGAAGATGTACCGCAGGAGCAGCGCGACCGCTTCTCCCTGACCGACGCCGAAGTGCAGGAGCTGGCGAAGCAGGCGGTGCAGATTGAAAAACACTACGGCCGTCCGATGGATATCGAATGGGCGAAAGACGGGAACACCGGCAAGCTGTTTATCGTGCAGGCGCGTCCGGAAACCGTCCGCTCACGCGGTCAGGTAATGGAGCGTTATACGCTGCACGCCCAGGGCAAAATCGTGGCGGAAGGCCGTGCCATCGGTCACCGCATCGGTGCCGGTCCGGTCAAAGTGATCCACGACATCAGCGAGATGAACCGTATTGAGCCAGGCGACGTGCTGGTGACCGACATGACCGACCCGGACTGGGAACCGATCATGAAGAAAGCGGCGGCTATCGTCACCAACCGCGGCGGCCGTACCTGTCACGCGGCGATCATTGCCCGCGAGCTGGGTATCCCTGCGGTTGTCGGCTGCGGTGACGCCACCGAGCGCATGAAGGACGGACAGAACGTGACCGTCTCCTGTGCAGAAGGCGATACCGGCTACGTGTACGCCGATATCCTCGACTTCAGCGTGAAGAGCTCAAGCGTGGATACCATGCCGGACCTGCCGCTGAAGATCATGATGAACGTCGGCAACCCTGACCGCGCGTTTGACTTCGCCTGCCTGCCGAACGAAGGCGTTGGCCTGGCGCGCCTGGAGTTTATCATCAACCGTATGATCGGCGTTCACCCGCGTGCGCTGCTGGAGTTTGACGATCAGGATCCGAAGCTGCAGAACGAAATCCGCGAGATGATGAAAGGCTACGACTCGCCGAAAGAGTTCTACGTCGGCCGTCTGACCGAAGGGATCGCGACGCTGGGCGCCGCCTTCTATCCGAAACGCGTGATCGTGCGTCTGTCTGACTTTAAGTCTAACGAATACGCCAACCTGGTCGGCGGCGAGCGCTACGAGCCGGAAGAAGAGAACCCGATGCTGGGCTTCCGCGGGGCCGGACGCTACGTGTCCGACAGCTTCCGCGACTGCTTCGCGCTGGAGTGTGAGGCGGTGAAGCGCGTGCGCAACGACATGGGGCTGACCAACGTGGAGATCATGATCCCGTTCGTACGTACCGTAGATCAGGCGAAAGCGGTTGTGGACGAGCTGGCGCGTCAGGGGCTGAAGCGCGGCGAGAACGGGCTGAAGATCATCATGATGTGTGAAATTCCGTCCAACGCCCTGCTGGCCGAGCAGTTCCTGGAGCACTTCGACGGCTTCTCTATCGGTTCGAACGACATGACGCAGCTGACGCTGGGTCTGGACCGCGATTCCGGCGTGGTCTCCGAGCTGTTCGACGAGCGTAACGAGGCGGTGAAAGCGCTGCTCTCCATGTCCATCCGCGCAGCGAAGAAGCAGGGTAAATACGTCGGGATTTGTGGTCAGGGTCCATCCGACCATGAAGACTTTGCCGCATGGCTGATGGAAGAGGGGATTGATAGCCTGTCCCTGAACCCGGACACCGTGGTGCAAACCTGGCTGAGCCTGGCGGAACTGAACAAGTAA
- the ydiK gene encoding AI-2E family transporter YdiK, whose amino-acid sequence MVNLRQPRDVAQILLSVLFLALMIIACLWIVQPFILGFAWAATVVVATWPLLLRLQKLLFGRRGLAVLVMTLLLFLLFIIPIALLVNSLVDSSGPVIRAISSGDVTLPDLAWLNSIPVVGAKLYSGWHSLLEMGGSALMAKVRPYIGTTTTWFVGQAAHIGRFMMHCTLMLLFSALLYWRGEQVALGVRHFATRLAGKRGDAAVLLAAQAVRAVALGVVVTALVQAVLGGIGLAISGVPYATVFTVVMLMTCLAQLGPLLVLVPCIIWLYWTGDTTWGTVLLVWSCVVGTMDNVIRPILIRMGADLPLILILSGVIGGLIAFGMIGLFIGPVLLAVTWRLFSAWVHEIPPPGTDPDVILSELEELEEKNTH is encoded by the coding sequence ATGGTCAATCTTCGCCAGCCCAGGGATGTTGCGCAAATTTTACTGTCGGTGCTGTTTCTGGCCCTCATGATTATTGCGTGTCTGTGGATTGTTCAACCCTTTATTCTCGGCTTCGCCTGGGCCGCGACCGTGGTCGTGGCCACGTGGCCTCTGCTGCTGCGCTTGCAGAAGCTGCTGTTCGGCCGCCGCGGGTTAGCCGTGCTGGTCATGACGCTCCTGCTGTTCCTGCTGTTTATTATTCCGATTGCCCTGCTGGTGAATAGCCTGGTGGATTCCAGTGGCCCGGTTATTCGCGCCATTAGCAGCGGCGACGTGACGCTGCCGGATCTGGCCTGGCTGAACAGCATTCCGGTGGTGGGCGCCAAGCTCTACAGCGGCTGGCATAGTCTGCTGGAGATGGGCGGCAGCGCGCTGATGGCAAAAGTCCGCCCGTACATTGGTACCACGACCACCTGGTTTGTCGGTCAGGCGGCACATATCGGCCGGTTTATGATGCACTGTACCCTGATGCTGCTCTTTAGCGCCCTGCTCTACTGGCGCGGCGAGCAGGTCGCTTTAGGCGTTCGTCACTTTGCCACCCGCCTGGCGGGCAAACGCGGTGATGCTGCGGTACTGCTGGCTGCGCAGGCCGTGCGCGCGGTGGCGCTGGGCGTGGTGGTCACCGCGCTGGTGCAGGCGGTGCTGGGCGGTATCGGTCTGGCGATTTCCGGCGTACCGTACGCCACCGTATTTACCGTTGTCATGCTGATGACCTGTCTTGCGCAACTGGGGCCGCTGCTGGTGCTGGTTCCCTGCATTATCTGGCTGTACTGGACGGGTGACACCACGTGGGGAACGGTGCTGCTGGTCTGGAGCTGCGTGGTCGGCACCATGGATAACGTCATTCGTCCGATCCTCATCCGCATGGGTGCTGACCTGCCGCTGATCCTGATCCTCTCCGGGGTCATTGGCGGTCTGATTGCCTTTGGCATGATTGGCCTGTTTATCGGCCCGGTGCTGCTCGCCGTTACCTGGCGCCTGTTCTCCGCCTGGGTGCATGAAATTCCGCCTCCGGGAACAGACCCGGACGTGATTCTGAGCGAACTGGAAGAGCTGGAAGAGAAGAACACGCATTAA
- a CDS encoding MFS transporter, giving the protein MTLSSVLRTKDKIGYGLGDMASALVWQTATLFLAYFYTDVFGLPAAIMGTMFLVVRVVDAFVDPCIGALVDRTQTRHGRFRPWLLWFAIPFGVSCLITFYVPDVGPTAKIVYACLTYAILSLIYSAINVPYCAMPGALTLDPRERHSLQSWRFGLSFIGGLIVTVIALPLVSLLGQGNVQKGYFYAMSLMGLLGIVLFFCCFLMTRERYSPRNDTSGSMLTDLKLLAGNSQWRIVFLFNILLLTAVVTRGSATMYYVNYVLLRPDLVFAFIVSGMVASLSGALLSERLLGKFDRVRAYQWTIISFVIFGALIFFLPPSQVWLIFGLNIVFSFVQNLTTPLQWTMFSDVVDYEEHRSGRRLDGLVFSTALFAIKFGLALGGAVVGWVLGMVDYAPGQATQAPHVLSTINALFTLIPCALFLCMVALLAIYKLNSRLVDSIARELASKREVRPDAGQLSPATPSALQE; this is encoded by the coding sequence ATGACACTCTCCTCTGTATTGCGTACCAAAGATAAAATAGGTTATGGCTTAGGTGATATGGCCAGCGCGCTGGTCTGGCAAACGGCAACGTTATTTCTCGCCTATTTCTATACGGACGTTTTTGGGCTGCCCGCCGCGATTATGGGCACCATGTTTTTAGTGGTGCGCGTGGTTGATGCGTTTGTCGACCCGTGCATTGGCGCCCTGGTGGATCGCACCCAGACGCGTCACGGTCGTTTCCGTCCCTGGTTGCTGTGGTTCGCCATTCCGTTTGGCGTAAGCTGCCTTATCACTTTCTATGTACCGGACGTGGGACCGACGGCGAAAATCGTTTATGCCTGCCTGACCTACGCGATCTTAAGCCTGATTTATTCCGCCATTAACGTGCCTTACTGCGCCATGCCCGGCGCGCTGACGTTAGACCCGCGCGAGCGTCACTCCCTGCAGTCGTGGCGCTTTGGCCTGTCGTTTATCGGCGGGTTGATTGTGACGGTCATCGCCCTGCCGCTGGTTTCATTGTTAGGCCAGGGCAACGTGCAGAAAGGCTATTTCTATGCCATGAGCCTGATGGGGCTGCTGGGCATTGTGCTCTTTTTCTGCTGTTTCCTGATGACCCGAGAGCGCTATTCGCCGCGCAATGATACCTCCGGCTCTATGCTGACCGATTTAAAACTGCTGGCCGGTAACAGCCAGTGGCGTATTGTGTTCCTGTTTAATATTTTGCTGTTAACGGCGGTGGTGACGCGCGGTTCCGCCACGATGTATTACGTGAACTACGTGCTGTTGCGTCCGGATCTGGTTTTTGCCTTTATTGTTTCCGGAATGGTCGCCTCCTTAAGCGGCGCTTTATTATCTGAACGGCTGCTGGGGAAATTTGATCGCGTACGCGCCTATCAGTGGACCATTATTTCCTTCGTCATTTTCGGCGCGCTGATTTTCTTCCTGCCGCCTTCACAGGTGTGGCTGATTTTTGGCCTCAACATTGTCTTTAGCTTTGTGCAAAACCTGACCACGCCGCTGCAGTGGACCATGTTTTCCGATGTGGTCGACTACGAAGAGCACCGCAGCGGTCGTCGCCTGGACGGGCTGGTCTTCTCCACCGCGCTGTTTGCCATCAAATTCGGCCTGGCGCTGGGCGGCGCGGTGGTCGGCTGGGTGCTTGGCATGGTGGATTACGCCCCGGGACAGGCAACTCAGGCACCCCACGTACTCTCTACGATTAACGCGCTGTTCACCCTTATCCCGTGCGCGCTGTTCCTCTGCATGGTCGCGCTGCTTGCCATCTACAAGCTCAACAGCCGGCTGGTGGATTCCATCGCCCGGGAGCTGGCCAGCAAACGTGAGGTAAGACCCGACGCGGGGCAGCTCAGCCCGGCAACCCCTTCCGCACTACAGGAGTAA
- a CDS encoding YdiH family protein — protein MDTEITPTQLAIEYLRRDKSNLSPAQYLKKLKQLELEFTDLLALSSNELKEEIYFAWRLGVHVH, from the coding sequence ATGGATACTGAAATAACCCCAACACAGCTGGCAATTGAATATTTACGTCGCGATAAGAGCAACCTGTCTCCGGCGCAGTACCTGAAAAAGCTGAAACAGCTTGAGCTGGAATTTACAGATTTGCTGGCGCTCTCTTCAAATGAGCTGAAAGAAGAGATCTACTTTGCCTGGCGGTTGGGCGTTCACGTCCATTGA
- a CDS encoding glycoside hydrolase family 3 N-terminal domain-containing protein — protein sequence MTAIYKDAGRPVHERVADLLARMTPEEKFAQMHAYWLILDENGNHRERSDLSDEFAGVSEQAALSERLKLGVGQITRPLGTHIVDAKTGVRAANRLQRMMMEETRLGIPALFHEECLVGLLCKDATLFPSSLNYGSTWDPELVQRAAEQIGKEARSVGCQQGLAPVLDVSRDVRWGRTEETFGEDPWLVGVMATAYVKGLQGDKRDLLATLKHYVGHSFSEGARNHAPVHLGFSELNDTFLLPFEMAVKLANAGSVMPAYHDIDNQPGHSDSFLLTTVLREQWGFDGIIVADYGGVSLLHQHHGISHDAAESAALAFNAGLDVELPKDDCARHLAEAVERGLISMAKVDEIVARTLTEKFRLGLFEQPYADENGIDLQNDLTRQAAREVATKSVTLLENNGILPLGGKPRVAVVGPTADDPLALLSGYSFPVHLIISDMVEETLQVMTPRAALEQYLGASNVRYAKGCHIIEKRMAGAPVFPGDSGGKPMQQSPVSLSTALIPEAVNAALESDVVVACVGDLAGLFQSGTVGEGSDTDSLNLPGVQQQLLDALVATGKPVIVVMTGGRPYNLQGLEDKVAALIMAWAPGQEGGWAIADVLTGRAEPQGRLVVSVPKSAGAMPYYYNHKLKSGGTPFAFHFGSRYPFGFGLGWTTFSWGAARVAESSVPVDGEVTLSVDITNAGERSGSEVVQVYVRDKVATQVRPLQELKAFQRVTLSPGETAALSFTLPVEMFNFTRRDGKRIVEPGEFELQVGASSADIRERVTVRVTGETRVLPAEWRMLSTCKVTRA from the coding sequence ATGACTGCTATCTATAAGGACGCGGGACGTCCCGTGCACGAGCGCGTCGCCGATTTACTGGCGCGTATGACCCCGGAAGAGAAGTTTGCCCAGATGCATGCGTACTGGCTGATCCTCGATGAAAACGGCAACCACCGCGAGCGCAGCGACCTCAGCGACGAATTCGCCGGCGTGAGCGAGCAGGCAGCGCTGAGCGAACGGCTGAAGCTGGGCGTCGGGCAGATCACCCGTCCGCTGGGCACCCACATCGTTGATGCGAAAACCGGCGTGCGCGCCGCGAACCGCCTGCAGCGGATGATGATGGAAGAGACGCGCCTCGGCATCCCGGCGTTGTTTCATGAAGAGTGTCTGGTGGGGCTGCTGTGTAAAGACGCCACCCTGTTCCCGTCGTCGCTGAACTACGGCTCTACCTGGGATCCGGAACTGGTGCAGCGCGCGGCAGAGCAGATCGGTAAAGAGGCGCGATCCGTCGGCTGCCAGCAGGGGCTGGCCCCGGTGCTGGACGTTTCCCGCGACGTGCGCTGGGGGCGTACCGAAGAGACCTTCGGCGAAGATCCGTGGCTGGTGGGGGTGATGGCGACCGCCTACGTGAAGGGCTTACAGGGCGATAAGCGCGACCTGCTGGCGACCCTAAAACATTACGTGGGTCACTCGTTCAGCGAGGGCGCGCGCAACCATGCCCCGGTGCACCTCGGGTTCAGCGAGCTGAACGATACCTTCCTGCTGCCGTTTGAAATGGCGGTCAAGCTGGCAAACGCCGGGTCGGTCATGCCGGCCTATCACGATATCGACAATCAGCCGGGGCACAGCGACAGCTTCCTGCTGACTACCGTCCTGCGCGAACAGTGGGGATTCGACGGGATTATTGTGGCGGACTACGGCGGCGTCAGCCTGCTGCACCAGCATCACGGGATTTCCCACGATGCGGCCGAATCCGCCGCGCTGGCATTCAACGCCGGGCTGGACGTTGAGCTGCCAAAAGACGACTGCGCGCGCCATCTGGCGGAAGCGGTAGAGCGCGGGCTGATCTCTATGGCGAAAGTGGATGAGATTGTCGCACGTACGCTGACCGAAAAATTCCGTCTCGGACTGTTTGAACAGCCGTACGCGGATGAAAACGGTATCGATCTGCAAAATGATTTGACCCGCCAGGCCGCGCGGGAGGTGGCGACAAAATCGGTCACGCTGCTGGAAAACAACGGCATTTTACCGCTCGGCGGCAAACCCCGCGTGGCGGTAGTGGGGCCGACGGCAGACGATCCGCTGGCGTTACTCAGCGGCTACAGCTTCCCGGTGCATCTGATCATCAGCGATATGGTGGAAGAGACCTTGCAGGTCATGACCCCGCGCGCGGCGCTGGAGCAGTATCTCGGGGCATCGAACGTCCGCTATGCCAAAGGGTGTCACATCATCGAAAAACGGATGGCGGGCGCGCCGGTCTTCCCTGGCGACAGCGGCGGCAAACCGATGCAGCAGTCGCCGGTCTCGCTGAGTACCGCATTGATCCCCGAGGCCGTGAACGCGGCGCTGGAGAGTGACGTGGTGGTTGCCTGCGTGGGCGATCTCGCCGGGCTGTTCCAGAGCGGTACCGTGGGGGAAGGTTCCGACACCGACTCCCTGAATCTGCCGGGCGTGCAGCAACAGCTGCTGGATGCTCTGGTGGCGACGGGCAAACCGGTGATTGTCGTGATGACCGGCGGCCGTCCGTACAACCTTCAGGGGCTGGAAGATAAGGTCGCGGCGCTAATAATGGCGTGGGCGCCGGGGCAGGAAGGGGGCTGGGCGATTGCGGATGTGTTAACCGGGCGTGCGGAGCCGCAGGGGCGTCTGGTGGTGAGCGTGCCGAAAAGCGCCGGGGCAATGCCGTATTACTACAATCACAAGCTCAAAAGCGGTGGTACGCCGTTTGCGTTCCACTTCGGTTCACGTTATCCGTTTGGCTTCGGCCTTGGCTGGACAACGTTTAGCTGGGGGGCTGCCCGCGTAGCTGAAAGCAGCGTGCCGGTCGACGGCGAGGTGACGCTGAGCGTGGATATCACCAATGCCGGGGAACGCAGCGGCAGCGAGGTGGTGCAGGTTTACGTCAGGGATAAGGTCGCCACCCAGGTTCGGCCGCTCCAGGAGCTGAAGGCCTTCCAGCGCGTCACGCTCTCGCCGGGCGAAACCGCCGCGCTCAGCTTTACGCTACCGGTTGAGATGTTCAACTTTACCCGCCGGGACGGGAAACGCATCGTTGAGCCGGGCGAGTTTGAACTGCAGGTTGGCGCATCGTCGGCGGATATCCGCGAGAGGGTGACGGTCAGGGTGACCGGGGAAACCCGCGTGCTGCCCGCCGAGTGGCGGATGCTCAGTACCTGTAAGGTGACACGCGCGTAG